GTGCAATCGGGATAGGCTATTAGCTGATTTTGTTTCGAGAAAGTATGACAATAACTAAAAAACGGGCAATCTCAGAGGAACAAATGCGAACCTTCTGACAAGGGAGAAGCCATTTGAGTGCACTCCACTGGATGGAAGACCAATGAGGACATCACCAACCTCGATGTTTTTTCCATCAATAACAGAGTCCTTCTTTAcgatgccaacagcaaagccgCTCAGATCATACTCACCATCAGCATAAAAATCAGGCATCTCTGCAGTCTGAAAGATATCAAGGACAGTCGAGTCAAGTCTACAACAATGGTCAGATATTGGTTTCCAATTCCAAAAGCACAATTTACTTAAGAATGAGGGGACTGTATTATAAGGACAAGACTTTATAATTGAATTGGGCATATGAGAAACAGTAACTTGCTTTCCGTCATCCATATAGAAATTGCTCAATAAACACTATCAGCTGACAAAAAAAGTAGTAGAAATTTAACATATATACCAGCTAATTTTTGgaatatgaaaaaatatacatttaagAACTTCAGAGGATGAATAGTTAATTACATTTGGAGCTAGATGGTAGCCAAAACACCTCACATTTTATCCGCATATTTTTCAAAGAACTAAAGAGATTGAAATAGAAGGCCAAAAGTACCTCTCCCCCAAGAAGGGCACAATCAGATTGTTGGCAACCATCTACAATGCCTTTGATGACCTGTATtcgtatatatataacaaaattactTTGTTTTCAGATGATAAATGAAATCAACTGGTAAAAACCTATACCTTCTCCGCAAGGTCAACATCCAGATGGCTTGTGGCGAAGTAATCAAGGAAAAACAAAGGCTTAGCTCCTGATGTGATAATGTCATTAACACTCATTGCAACCTGAAcgtttaaaaaaacacacacacacacacacattaccACCAGCATGACTAACAAATAACATCCATGgactattttttgtttttataccAAATCAATGCCAATAGTATCATGGATTCCAGTCTCGAAAGCAAGCTTAAGTTTTGTTCCCACTCCATCCGTGCCAGCAACCAAATAGGAATCCCCTAATACATGAGCCAAAGATAAATATACACGAATTCATGCTAATCAAATTCTAATACAAGTGAACAAAATCTCAGCATCGACTATTGAATGTAACGATAGAGCAATACCTAATGGAAAAAGCCCCCCAAAACCTCCGATTCCTGGAGCCATCTTGGCTATCCTCTTAACAAGCTCGGAGCCAGCATCGATGTCAACACCGGCATCCTTGTACGTGAGTCCATTACTCTTCTCTGCGGCCTCGGTTCTCGACATAGAAACTACAGCTCTGTCTTTCCTAGTTCCTCTTCTAATTCTAATTTCATTCTTGGAAAAGAAAGGCAAGAGTCCTCTTGCTAAATCACCTTTACAAATAGGACTAGAGGAATTCCAGATACAGCGGTAGAGCTCTGTGTTTGGTTTGCAGGAAGTATTCATGTTTTTCTTATTGACAAACAACAAATCCCTTTAAAAACAAAGAAGATAACAATCTGTAAAATTCAGTAAATTGCATACAGGTTTTAAGTGACTAGCAAAGAAACTAACTTTATCGAATAATCAAGCAAAATCGTCGAGATAAAAGCAACCCTTTTGATAAAGAGCATTAAATTAGCAGTAAAGAGAAACAAGCAGTAAAGTGATTAGTTAGTTCGTAGTGAAAGAAAAGCTAACCTCCGAAAAATTAGAGAGCTTTTTCTGCGGATTCAAGTGATAAGTTTCGAGTGTAGCACACCACAATAATGCCGGCGAATCAGGCCGGAAGGAGCGCCGGCGAGATGCTGGAGATGAGGAGGAAGCGGCGAGAGGGGGCGGCGTGAGAGAGAAAATGGGGTGGCCGTGAGAGTGAGAGAGTGGGGCCGGTGCATGTATCTTTTAGGGTTGAAGCCGTGTAGTTATTGGATTCTAATTTGGGCttataatgtaaaataaaatttgggcTCTAAATCTCTAATAATGAATTTGAGCTTATAATGCAGGATAAAATTTGGGCTCTAATAGTAAAATAGTACGTATAGAATTTTATATTTAAGCTATATACTAGTTTTTATTTAAGAATTTTACTCATTATTTTTTAGATTTCTCGAAATATTGAAATAGCGTGTACATATACTTATAACTTAATatttacttttataatttttttattaaataaaagaaatttaaatattaagttatttaatatttctttatttctcttgatatattgcaattatttttagatttgtatttatatataaatttttatttatatttaatatccaagctatttaatttataaaaatatagatatagacttgtgatcaatgtcaaagtaattagaccatccacaatgccgcccagccgagcgccggcgctgggcggttcgctgggcggtctattgtagtcgcccagcgggcgaatggagagagaaaccacgcagcgctgggcggtcgcgtggcgctggaCGGTGCGCTGGGaggtccgctcggcgctattgcagcgcccggatcgcccagcgcaccgcctagcgcgaaatttaatttttttttccgaaacactatatatacgcgctttgctcgtcattttcattcgcaccacttgttttaacgagtactctctctatcttaatttttgtacaagatcaacaagggaaatggatctcaacaacgagcctagttccgggagtagcgggtcacaaactccgtagatccccgtgggaagtggatggggtcagatgcccgggtactacaacatgtacccgtggcagcagatgtttTCCGGGATGCCAACGGAGGGGAGTCCGCCGAGGGGGTTTCCGGCGATACCGGGGTGGGCACCAACGggatgggcacccgggatgcagatgatgcccggggggtacCGCCGACACAGGGGACTCCGGAGGTCGTACTGGCTACACAGTGGACTTctggggggtccccggcgacgacgggggatgtctatcgccccagtttagatttttcgactggttcatcgcacacatcgacccaaacgtccttggggtttgatagtttctccttagatgacttGGTGTTTGATACTCTCGGAGCTCCGGAACTCTCGTTGAAGGGGGGCAGAGCGGGGGCGTGGCGCCCCCgcgaagaagggcaagaagaaggtcggcaagtcgtcgcagccgggtgaggaggaggtggacggacgaggagaacgtcgcgctctgcaaggcgtgggtgagtgtttgcgacgatcctctcgtttcgaacgagcagaggatcgtcaacatgtggggcaagatagcagcagcctaccagagattttgcccggaggggaggccacgcaacggggaggattgccggaaggcctggaaccgaatcaggggtgcggtctcccgattttcgggtttgtacaccaacgcactccgcatgatgagcagtggccaaacggaggaggactgcaggagaatagctgataaagccttcccactgaagggggtatacaaggacttcacctactggaactgctatcttgtgctgaacgagtccgagaagttccgagtaggtgtcgactctggctggccgaagaagcaacgactgaactacactGGCGATTTCAGCGgtagcagcggtggttcccacgacctccccgagacgacgcaggagttccccacgccgcgttctgtcggtggccgacctcgcccgatggggcgcaagcgcgctcatcgggaggcgagggggaacgccggggcttcccaggaggtccgGTCGGCATCCCCCATTGCCCAATCCaccgaggatctcaaattcttcgctcgcgcccaaacgcgcgctcagttgatcaagacgatggccgaatggcgggtggcgacggatcccgtggagaagagcgtgcttcaaaccttgctcatgagcctgcaggacgagttggaggcggcacggagggagaccgaCCATTAGATCAAATTaggggccattagatctagtttaaAGTGCAATTAGATTTAGTTTTTTATGAGACTGGTATTAACACCCGTGGTATGCAGtgggacataagagtttcaaatgatgaatacaaaatataataaatatatagaaaataagaattcaaaacaatgtgaaaatttttaaaaactgaaatgtacttatcttgtctcactctaaataaagaatttactactccctaatgaatgaaatatttatgcaattttaatttataatctaagtggaataaaaacaataacaaaaagaagatgtgtgactaatgatcaaagagtatgggttaattagaataagatatacaaataaagaaagtatgcgtgagtaaagatgtttattgacGGTGTAgtccaaataaaaaatgtaaattaatatataaatttaatagctttttaaaaaaatgaataaaatataaggatattaaacatatccatattaaatatatgaataatttaaatcataaaaaattaaaacttctttgagaagaCAAGTTGGAAAATTTGTATTAtctaataatcacattttaattGACTATTTATTTCTTCTATTTAATTTCATACCATATCATAACTTAATATACATGGCCAAAgactaaataatttttttatattggaaataataattttttacttcccgccacatataTGTATAAAAAGCAAAATTATCACTTCAATTATACATggccaaagactaaatgaatGTTTTATAATGGAAAGACTAAATGAAGACACTTCGTCATTCCATTTTCCCTCAAAAAATGCGTCAATGTCTTTTCATCCAAATTGCACTTTAGACTATGATAGATTTGCTGATGTGAttatttcggtcttcattacaaaccaattttacttcattgtagtaggtttattacttcattctggTAGATAATATCTTGTTGTTACTTACTTCCAatatgttttgaaatgatttaaCACATGTTTCATATGAATTCATTGAACTAATTCACTTTAAAAATACAATTCATTTCAGTAGTATTTCAAATGCTTATATgcatacttcattcaaatagtgtacatcattccatgtgtttattacaccattcaATTAGGCTATCATTCCATTTTGTTGTCAGCGCTGTGGCAGTGATGATAGAcattgaagagagaaagaacggtaTGCGATGGCGAAACACATGTACGTATTGGAATGAATTAATAATTCTattgaaatgaagtaaaaaagctCCTGAAATGAAATAATGTAGTATATTATGAAATGAAGTTAAATCCTCCTTGACTGAAGTTagataggctcgtgatgaaggcgcaAAAGATTTATATATTTGCacatctcatccataaaaaactaaatCTAAAATCCTAATTTGGTGTAATTCCGCGGTTCTACAATAAATGGTGGATTTGATGTAATTACTAGTTAAGAGTGTTGTAATTATTATCTATAGTCGAAAATGACTAATTTAAATAAAGTGGCTCAAAGGTAAAACAGTTTTCAATAAAATAGCCCAAAAGggaaaaaaggaagaagaaaaaataaacgTGTATGGTTAAACTCGAAAGTATTTGtcatattcttttctttttttaacagGATCGTCAATGGTTCTCCATCTATTCCCATGATGAGTTCAATAAATAGCAAGTAAACTAGCTTCCCAGATGGGTACATGCCCGTAAACTGCCAAGCCAGCAAGAAAACTAGCTACCCCTAAATGGGTACAGGCCCATAACCTTGTTATGGCCCACATAGGAAATTAATCCCAGAATAcgcctcccaggggtcgaacGCCAACAAGGAAACTAGCCACCCCCAAATGAGTATAGGCCCATAATCTTGTTATGGCACACATAGGAAATTAATCCCAGAATACGCCTCCCAGGAGTCGAACTCGTGACCTTCAGGATGGACGCGATATCCAGCGCCCTTTGCCACTAGGCCAAGGAGCTTGGATAAAGTATTTGTCATATTCTATTTGTCGTTCCTTGCCCAACTTAAAAAAGAAGATTAATGCAAATAGGAAAAAAAGATTTTTCAGTAGAAAAAAATACTAAAGTTAGGAAtcaagataaaaataaatatatataaaaaataaaaataaaaagtgatgtACACTTATTATGTAATGATCTTAATGTGAATATatcaaaacatattttttttaaaaagcaaCAGAGACAGCGCACCGTTAagcactaagagcatccacaatcgtgctcttgccagcggtaCGGTTATGGGCCCGGCCCAACTTTTTCTGGCTGCTCTCTAGCAAGAGCataacacccacagctgtgctcttccgcaaggacgagcacaattaatttaaaattcaattaaacaaaaacatttccataatattaaaattcattaaaaaaacctaaataatattacaaatgacaattaaaataaaaacgacataattaaaatcctaaaattgaaaattacataattaaaatactaaaaattaaagaaaccactactcgttgccgaatttcacccacatgtgtttgagtaggtcttcttgtagctgaatgtgggttcgggtatcgcgcattgtgtgccttgtcttgatcctctggccaaccgtcgtatgctcacctcggcgtgggggagacctcgctgttgagcttcctacttcatcctcgtcgtagaagctagccgccctcggctcttcgtcggctataatcatgttgtgtaagataatacacgtgaacatgatgtcggcgatattattcacgtaccacagccgagccagggccttcacaatgttgaatcgggcttgaaggaccccgaaggctctttcgacgtctttccgtgcggactcttgacgctgcgcaaaaagaacccgtctcgggtcgtgcgagttgttgagcgtcttcacgaaagtcgactaccctgggtagataccatcgacgagatagtaacccatgtggtatgtagttccgttgacggtgaaatcgatcgccggtgctacaccattcatcacatcattgaagatgAGTGACGAATAgataggggtggcaaatcgtgcgtgttgtgtcgttatcgtgtcgacacgataacgacacgacacgataacaccaaacacgaacacgacacgttAAGGAAActccaaacacgaacacgaacacgacacgcaaccctcagacacgaacacgactctaacacgacacgaacccaataacgacacgaaccaattcgtgtcaacacgacacgataacgacacatACATGACACAACACAATAACGACCCACTAATAATTAGACCTGATAACACGATAAGGACCTGATAACACAATAAGGATAAAAAACTTAAAATCAATGTCACAATCTGATTTAGCAAACAAAAATAGTTCAACAAATTAAACGTACAACAAATAGAAAAATCCAAAACATCATTCTTTGTTCCAAATTTTCTTGGCTATTGCAGCAACATACATCATTCTTTTCCAAAATTCTTGATCATTGTAGCAAGCAACAAGTAGCAACCAGCAACCAGTATGTGGAGGCTCTGTATACACATAAGAAACAATTGAATTGAAGTATTGTATATGTCTTGTACAAATCAAGCAAGTATAAAGTCTAACCTATGAAGCTTTCAAGCAAAAGTGGTGGATGTGGATGTGGATGTGGAAGCTGTAGAGCTTCCAGTTTGAGTTTCCTCATCGCCATTCAAAAAATTGGAAAGCAACAGATTGGACTTTAACAGATTGGACTTTAACAGCAGGGCATACATTTTTAATGAAGAAGCAATATACTAAAAAAACAGAATACGAAAAAGGAATGAAGAAGCAAGCAATAGATTACAGCAGAATACACTAGAAACGGAAAACAAAAAGGAATGAAGAAGTAATATACCGAAATCGACGAACACAGGCGAAGCGGTGGTGAGCAGCGGTGCAACGAAGAGCGATGACGAGCAAATCGAGCAAATCGTGAGTCAGAGATGGAGAGACCGAGAGAGACAAGAGCGGCGATGAGTTCAGAGACGGAGAGATCGAGAGAGAAGAACGGCGAGAGAGAAGAGCGGCGCTGCCCTAAATTTGTAAAGTGGCAAACCCTAAATTGGAAAGTAAAAGTAACGCTAAAGGCTAAAGACTAAAGTACTAAacctaatttaaatattaaaataaataaaaaaataatattataataataatatttcttaatgtgttacacgaacacgacacgaacacgacacgaaattttcgtgtccttatcgtgtcgacacgataaggacacgaacccaataagcttcGACACatacccattaatttcgtgcgggTTCGTGTCGTATTATCGTGTCGTgccaaaaattgccagccctacgaatagagcacgttcaagtcgttgttggcttcgtaagcggcacgatgttgttcgtagtattcttattcgtcgcgctccgcttccgccaagagatgagtgaaatccattttaggttttgagtgagggatgaatgtgttgatagtttgtatgagaattatgaatgagagatgaatgagagatgatttgatgtgataaatggatgatgaatgtgtgtatttatagataattttgagggaaaaaaaattaaaaaaattccaaaaaattcagaaaaacgggcaaaaaacgacaatatttttgggatttggaaaatattttttttgttatttttttatcattatttataattaaataacgaattttaaataaaaaaaattcaaaggcaacggctatgccgttgcccaatcgagtgccgccacgtcacctgctcgctggcacggcgcgagTGCAGCGGCAGCAAGATACGTCCGTGacagcggcgcggacggacgcGGGTTACGGCGCCATCATTGCGGAGGCTCTAATTGTAAATTATTTACTCAGTTTCTTtaattcttcttcttcgtcgttTCCTCCTCGATCTCAGCCTTCTCGGCATCCATGGCTTCTTCTAGTTCCGGCAATTCTGTGCCTGCTCCCGGTATGCTCGATGACAATTCTGATTCAATTTCGACCAATTTTTGCGTGTATTTCCTGATAATAGTTTGCACTCCAAATTCCGTTGTTTGGGGGCTTCTTTCAAATTCTCAGAGGCAGTTCAAGTTCTCATCTCTTCGTTGGCGGACGACTCTCTGGTGGTCAGAGAGGCTTCGGCCGCTACTCTCAAGGACATTGCTTCCGTGTAATTTCTTGCTCCCGCTTCTCCAATTTTGAGCATGTTGATGTTTGTAGTGATGGAATGAATTCTTTGAGTCCTGTTCAAGCTTGAATAAGTTTCTGCAATGCCTACAGGAATCCGCTTCTGGTTCTTGATTGTTGCTGGACCGTGTCGCGTGGTGGTCGAAGGGTATTGTCGCGTTTCATGCTCTCTTGTTTGAGCACAAATTGTGTGACTATTGAGTCTCAGTGATAGTATGATATCAGTATTAATGAATGAGCATTTTACATATATTTCAGAGATTTGGGAAAATTGCTGGATTATTTCGAGTTATGTCTGTGGCAATTCGCGCGTTGGATAAAGCTGATGTTGATCCTCTATATCTGGCAAAGTTTGCTAAAGTTGCCTCTGCCGAGATCATCTCAACCAAGGTAGTGGAGTAATATACTATTAGGTTGCATGTGTGTGAGCCAGCAAGGTTAAACAAATGTGAACTTAGGCCTAATCAGCTCTTCTGATTTTTATTGATACAGAGCCACGGAGAAGCTGTTAATCtgatagtagtatttttacGTTTCTGCTACATCTATTTTTTTTAGCTCTGAACAAGCACAAGATTTTAACAGCCTTGAACTTGGTCTAATAATAAACTCTTGACATTCATTGAGCTTCTTGAGAGAGCAATTGAGATGCTTTTCTTGTGAGCTTCACTAGTTCTTTTATTGTAGTTGTCTGAGTACTTGAAATGATTTAGTCCATGTCGTAAAGCAACAAAAGACAATCTGTACCACATGAATTTTGATAGTTGAAGGGTCAAATTTGGTCCTGGTAAACTGCAAGGAGTTCAAAATTTCCAGGAAAgtgatattttatttaaatatcggctttatgtttgtttttgtttaagTTTAGACTCTCAAGaatattattgaattaaattagAGAAATGCCAATATAACCTCAttcataaa
This sequence is a window from Salvia splendens isolate huo1 chromosome 14, SspV2, whole genome shotgun sequence. Protein-coding genes within it:
- the LOC121765776 gene encoding phosphoribosylformylglycinamidine cyclo-ligase, chloroplastic/mitochondrial-like, with protein sequence MNTSCKPNTELYRCIWNSSSPICKGDLARGLLPFFSKNEIRIRRGTRKDRAVVSMSRTEAAEKSNGLTYKDAGVDIDAGSELVKRIAKMAPGIGGFGGLFPLGDSYLVAGTDGVGTKLKLAFETGIHDTIGIDLVAMSVNDIITSGAKPLFFLDYFATSHLDVDLAEKVIKGIVDGCQQSDCALLGGETAEMPDFYADGEYDLSGFAVGIVKKDSVIDGKNIEVGDVLIGLPSSGVHSNGFSLVRRVLERSGLALKDNLPGSSLSLSEALMAPTVIYVKQVLDIISRGGVKGIAHITGGGFTDNIPRVFPKGLGALIYENSWDVPPVFKWIQEAGRIEDAEMSRTFNMGIGMVLVMKEDAALALLQDGHGKNSVYRIGEVVSGDGVSYR